The Alteromonas stellipolaris genome includes a region encoding these proteins:
- the smrA gene encoding DNA endonuclease SmrA, whose translation MTDFEKNDDLHSFFAEMQDVKPIKPSNKALLHDTESAIAEKKRRAASQRSEREKLKSPLSLDGVTPVKPDDFILFQQPGIQDGVFKKLRMGKYPLEETLSLSGMTIEQSRDALYKAITDSHKRGVRALLIKHGKGEESKPFPAYKKSFVNHWLLELEEVIAYHTAQPVHGGFAATYVLLKKHPDQKLINREKNRKG comes from the coding sequence ATGACTGATTTTGAAAAAAATGATGATTTACATTCGTTCTTTGCTGAGATGCAAGATGTAAAACCCATTAAGCCTTCAAATAAAGCGTTATTGCATGATACAGAGAGTGCGATAGCTGAAAAAAAGAGGCGAGCTGCAAGTCAACGCAGTGAAAGGGAAAAGCTGAAAAGCCCGCTAAGTCTAGATGGGGTAACACCTGTAAAGCCTGACGATTTCATTTTATTCCAACAACCAGGTATTCAAGATGGTGTGTTTAAAAAATTACGCATGGGTAAATATCCATTAGAAGAAACCCTTTCTCTAAGCGGTATGACGATTGAGCAAAGTAGAGATGCACTATACAAAGCGATAACCGACTCACACAAACGCGGTGTGAGGGCATTATTGATTAAGCACGGCAAGGGTGAAGAGAGTAAACCTTTTCCTGCTTATAAGAAAAGTTTCGTTAATCACTGGTTGCTTGAATTAGAAGAGGTCATTGCTTACCACACGGCGCAGCCTGTGCACGGCGGATTTGCAGCTACATATGTGTTATTGAAGAAACACCCAGATCAGAAATTGATCAACAGAGAGAAAAATAGGAAAGGCTAA
- a CDS encoding transporter substrate-binding domain-containing protein: MKKMRRIITILVFCLSVTMPSIAQTNDNEIKQVIATKVAPPFVIKNEDGSFEGISIALWERIAELTATDYALTEASLVELVAGVENGRFDASVAALTVNAQRESVIDFTHPFYTTGLAIAVPSEGNRWMSAVKGFFSWEFLVALSALCGLLLAVGALLWLFERKRNAEMFGGSTQQGLGASFWWAAVTMTTVGYGDKAPVTFGGRVIGFIWMFAAIILISSFTAAIATSLTVSQLSSSVKGLEDLPNVRVGTLANSASSAFLQKENIGFKRLESVEEGLSQLASGKLDALVYDKPILQYLTKNNFGDSILILPEVIERQDYAIALPENSAQREKFNTALLRVIETDEWQEILDNYLGK; the protein is encoded by the coding sequence ATGAAAAAAATGCGTCGAATAATCACTATCTTAGTGTTTTGCTTAAGTGTCACCATGCCAAGTATTGCGCAAACCAATGATAATGAAATAAAACAGGTTATTGCTACGAAGGTCGCACCGCCGTTTGTCATCAAAAACGAAGATGGTTCTTTTGAAGGTATAAGTATTGCGCTTTGGGAGCGAATTGCAGAATTAACGGCTACCGATTATGCGTTGACCGAAGCGTCTTTGGTTGAGTTGGTGGCGGGAGTAGAAAACGGTCGTTTTGATGCGTCTGTTGCTGCGCTTACCGTCAATGCGCAACGAGAATCGGTCATTGATTTTACGCACCCTTTTTATACTACGGGATTAGCTATCGCCGTGCCTAGCGAAGGAAATCGGTGGATGTCAGCCGTTAAAGGTTTTTTCAGCTGGGAATTTTTAGTTGCACTATCAGCTTTGTGCGGGTTGCTACTGGCGGTAGGGGCTTTATTGTGGCTGTTTGAAAGAAAGCGCAACGCCGAGATGTTTGGCGGCTCAACGCAACAAGGTCTTGGCGCCAGCTTTTGGTGGGCGGCGGTGACAATGACCACAGTAGGGTATGGCGATAAGGCCCCTGTTACCTTTGGGGGGAGGGTAATCGGCTTCATTTGGATGTTCGCAGCCATCATTTTAATCAGTAGCTTTACCGCAGCCATTGCTACAAGCCTTACCGTAAGTCAGCTATCTTCAAGTGTTAAAGGGCTTGAGGACTTACCTAATGTGCGGGTCGGCACCTTGGCTAACTCTGCAAGTAGCGCATTTTTACAAAAAGAAAATATCGGATTTAAGCGGCTTGAAAGCGTTGAAGAAGGTTTGTCGCAATTGGCATCAGGTAAGCTAGATGCATTAGTTTACGATAAGCCCATTTTACAGTACTTAACTAAAAACAACTTTGGTGACAGTATTCTTATTTTACCCGAAGTCATTGAGCGTCAGGATTATGCTATTGCACTACCAGAAAACAGTGCACAAAGAGAAAAATTTAATACCGCGTTACTCAGAGTAATAGAGACGGACGAGTGGCAAGAGATATTGGATAATTATCTTGGGAAATAG
- the tadA gene encoding tRNA adenosine(34) deaminase TadA — translation MNDEINNSKRMVKHTKWMQHALSLADKAEAMGEVPVGACVVHNGELIGEGWNTPITDSDPSAHAEMNAVRMAAKHLQNYRTTDATLYVTLEPCSMCAGMLVHARIKRVVFGASDAKTGAAGSVMNILQHPSLNHQVDVIPGVLADDCANKISAFFKRRRAQIKLDKKAKQAALKHCGSTE, via the coding sequence ATGAATGACGAAATTAACAATTCTAAACGCATGGTAAAGCATACAAAGTGGATGCAGCACGCCCTCAGCCTAGCGGATAAAGCAGAAGCAATGGGAGAGGTGCCGGTAGGTGCCTGTGTTGTACATAATGGTGAGTTGATTGGTGAAGGGTGGAATACGCCTATCACAGATAGCGATCCTTCCGCTCACGCGGAAATGAATGCAGTTAGAATGGCGGCAAAGCACTTACAAAACTACCGTACTACCGATGCCACGCTTTATGTCACGTTAGAGCCATGTTCGATGTGTGCAGGAATGTTGGTTCATGCCAGAATTAAGCGTGTGGTATTTGGTGCCAGCGATGCTAAGACAGGGGCAGCAGGGTCAGTGATGAACATTTTGCAGCATCCATCACTTAATCATCAGGTTGATGTGATACCCGGGGTGTTGGCCGACGACTGTGCTAATAAAATATCAGCATTTTTTAAACGTCGTCGGGCACAAATAAAGCTAGATAAAAAAGCCAAACAAGCGGCGCTTAAGCATTGCGGGTCAACTGAGTAA
- a CDS encoding cation:proton antiporter domain-containing protein: MSAGFLNVIALMFIAVCSVAIFKRIHLPPILAYLFAGILAGPQLFALFAHPQEMHLLAETGIVFLLFSLGLEFSLPKLVAMRSLVFGVGVGQMLLTTAVFTSIPYLFGLPISASIIIGGALALSSTAIVIKQATEMGILNNRRTQLAVSILLFQDLAVVPFLIAIPLLAQSGEVSIAFALGEALLKGIFVIAFLMSVGKWVLPWVFREIAKTRTDELFVLTTILIALLAGGLTYYFGLSMALGAFLAGMMLGESQYKYQLEADIRPFRDILMGLFFVTVGMQLDINVLWSNFFTIVLGVVGLMIIKILMVRMAAAFVKTNPLDAWSAGIKLCQIGEFSFVIAALATTYGVLTTGQSSLIVSMGVLSMALTPWLMNNSLVFAKRIVANKSEDNAHNTLIVDNDLTNHVVICGFGRVGQSVARMLKMEGIAFIAIDMDPVRVHESRNAGEPVLFGDASQKDILSSANVEKAKLILVTFDQPDKAKQVISGTHQIDNTADVMVRTKRDYQLDGLYSAGANQVVPELQEGSLMLISQVLHYAGVPMSRILKRVRAERKGRYDHLHGFYPGETTEISYGTEDKLEFIHAVVLSEHAACMGSKIKDIDFARMRVNVRGLRRNGTEVKDPDHEAVLQPHDVLVIAGKPRRVERAERKLLEGS, encoded by the coding sequence GTGAGTGCCGGTTTTTTGAACGTTATCGCGTTAATGTTTATTGCCGTTTGTAGCGTGGCTATTTTTAAGCGCATCCATTTACCGCCAATTTTAGCGTATTTATTTGCAGGTATATTAGCGGGCCCACAGCTCTTTGCGCTTTTCGCTCACCCTCAAGAAATGCATTTGCTGGCTGAAACTGGCATCGTTTTTTTGCTCTTCTCACTAGGGCTGGAATTTTCCCTACCAAAGCTAGTGGCCATGCGCTCATTAGTATTTGGCGTTGGGGTTGGTCAAATGCTGCTGACCACCGCTGTATTTACCAGCATTCCTTATTTATTCGGGTTACCTATCAGTGCTTCCATTATTATTGGTGGGGCGCTGGCTCTTAGCTCTACCGCTATAGTCATCAAACAAGCAACTGAAATGGGTATTCTCAATAACAGAAGAACTCAGCTGGCTGTTAGTATTCTGCTATTTCAAGACCTTGCCGTGGTTCCATTCCTTATTGCTATTCCCTTGCTTGCTCAAAGCGGCGAGGTGAGCATTGCGTTTGCCTTAGGTGAAGCCTTGTTAAAAGGTATATTTGTCATCGCGTTTTTAATGTCGGTAGGCAAGTGGGTGTTGCCTTGGGTCTTTAGAGAAATAGCCAAAACCCGCACCGATGAGCTCTTTGTTCTTACCACAATTTTAATCGCGCTATTGGCTGGCGGCCTAACCTATTACTTTGGGTTATCGATGGCGCTAGGGGCTTTCCTTGCGGGAATGATGCTAGGGGAGAGCCAATACAAATACCAACTTGAAGCCGATATTCGCCCCTTTCGCGATATTTTAATGGGATTGTTTTTCGTTACCGTTGGCATGCAGCTCGATATAAATGTGCTGTGGAGTAACTTCTTTACCATTGTTCTTGGCGTTGTTGGGCTGATGATTATCAAAATTCTTATGGTAAGAATGGCCGCTGCGTTTGTGAAAACTAATCCTCTGGATGCATGGTCGGCGGGTATTAAGTTATGTCAGATTGGCGAGTTTAGTTTCGTTATTGCTGCATTGGCGACCACTTATGGTGTGCTTACCACTGGGCAATCTTCTCTCATTGTGAGCATGGGGGTATTGAGCATGGCGCTAACGCCTTGGTTAATGAACAACAGTTTGGTATTTGCAAAGCGTATTGTGGCCAATAAGAGTGAAGACAATGCGCACAATACGTTAATAGTGGATAACGATTTAACCAACCATGTTGTGATTTGTGGCTTTGGCAGGGTGGGGCAATCGGTAGCTCGCATGCTGAAGATGGAAGGCATTGCATTTATAGCGATTGATATGGACCCGGTTCGTGTGCATGAAAGTAGGAACGCTGGTGAGCCAGTGCTGTTTGGCGATGCCAGTCAAAAAGACATTCTTAGTAGCGCCAATGTTGAAAAAGCAAAGCTTATCTTAGTCACCTTTGACCAACCTGATAAAGCAAAACAAGTTATTAGTGGCACCCATCAAATAGATAACACCGCAGATGTTATGGTGCGAACTAAGCGAGACTATCAGTTAGATGGTTTATATTCTGCGGGGGCAAATCAAGTCGTACCCGAGTTGCAAGAAGGTAGTTTGATGCTTATTTCTCAAGTACTGCATTACGCCGGTGTGCCCATGTCTCGAATCTTAAAGCGTGTTCGCGCGGAACGAAAAGGGCGATACGATCACTTGCATGGATTTTACCCAGGGGAAACCACAGAAATAAGCTATGGCACTGAGGATAAACTTGAATTTATTCATGCTGTAGTGCTGTCAGAGCATGCTGCATGTATGGGAAGTAAAATTAAAGATATCGACTTTGCCAGAATGCGGGTGAATGTGCGTGGATTAAGAAGAAATGGTACTGAAGTAAAAGACCCCGATCATGAAGCTGTGCTACAGCCCCATGATGTGCTCGTTATTGCCGGAAAACCTCGGCGCGTAGAACGCGCTGAGAGGAAATTACTGGAAGGCAGTTAG
- the mltF gene encoding membrane-bound lytic murein transglycosylase MltF, with protein MPLQQYKKRLKTSFFIALCFFATSCGSPTVPNALLSLIERGSIKVGTLYGAATYYNGAEGPQGFEYELLAGFSDYVGVTLDLYPFYSYDAMLEQLAEGNLDIVATGDAVTDTLLMRFTYGPAYQTVAQHLVYRAGTTRPRELNSLAEPVVTVSGSSQAQLLAVLNNTSESLLVTTEDSDAEELLQKVATGDIAYTLADSNRLALQRRRHPNLAVGLTVREEMPMAWALNPELDDSIKAAIIEYFGTVHQSGWFTVLEEKYFGHIRQFDYVDSRAFNQSAESLLKDYKSMFQQYAGDLDWRLLAAMSYQESHWDPDAISRTGVRGLMMLTMDTANDWDVEDRTDAEQSIRGGSRYFASLLGRIPARIGDPDRTWMAMAAYNLGLGHLEDARILTERQGGNPDLWVDVKQRLPQLRQKKYYRTTRYGYARGDEALQYVDNIRRYYDSLLWLDEQGRI; from the coding sequence ATGCCGTTACAACAATACAAAAAGCGATTAAAAACATCTTTTTTTATCGCATTATGCTTTTTCGCTACAAGTTGTGGTTCACCCACCGTTCCGAACGCTTTGTTGTCATTGATTGAGCGCGGTTCAATAAAGGTAGGCACGCTTTATGGCGCGGCGACTTATTATAATGGCGCCGAAGGTCCGCAAGGTTTTGAATATGAATTACTTGCCGGCTTTTCAGATTATGTCGGGGTAACGCTCGACTTATATCCTTTCTACAGTTACGACGCGATGCTAGAGCAACTTGCTGAAGGCAACCTAGATATTGTCGCCACAGGTGACGCGGTTACCGATACCTTACTGATGCGCTTCACATATGGTCCTGCATATCAAACTGTTGCTCAACACTTGGTTTACCGCGCGGGCACTACAAGGCCTCGAGAACTCAATAGCCTTGCAGAACCTGTCGTAACGGTGTCAGGGAGCAGTCAGGCGCAGCTACTTGCAGTATTAAACAACACGAGTGAGTCGCTGTTAGTCACTACGGAAGATTCTGATGCTGAGGAATTGCTGCAAAAAGTCGCTACCGGCGATATCGCCTATACCCTTGCTGATAGCAATCGCCTTGCGCTGCAACGAAGACGTCACCCCAATTTGGCTGTCGGATTGACCGTACGAGAAGAAATGCCGATGGCATGGGCGCTAAACCCTGAATTAGATGATTCAATTAAAGCCGCCATTATTGAATACTTTGGTACCGTACATCAATCAGGTTGGTTTACCGTTTTAGAAGAAAAGTATTTTGGTCACATTAGGCAATTTGACTACGTTGATAGTAGAGCATTTAATCAATCCGCCGAATCGCTATTAAAAGACTACAAAAGTATGTTTCAGCAATATGCTGGAGATTTGGATTGGCGCTTGTTAGCCGCAATGAGTTACCAAGAAAGTCACTGGGATCCTGATGCAATTTCTCGCACGGGCGTTCGCGGTTTAATGATGCTGACCATGGACACGGCCAATGATTGGGATGTAGAAGATCGTACCGACGCAGAACAAAGCATTCGCGGAGGTTCTCGCTACTTCGCCAGCTTATTAGGAAGGATTCCTGCACGAATTGGGGATCCTGATAGAACCTGGATGGCGATGGCGGCGTATAACCTCGGCCTAGGGCATTTAGAAGATGCCCGAATTCTTACAGAGCGTCAGGGGGGCAACCCTGATTTATGGGTAGACGTTAAACAACGGCTTCCACAGCTAAGGCAAAAGAAGTACTACAGAACAACGCGTTATGGGTACGCTCGGGGCGACGAAGCGCTTCAGTATGTTGATAATATTCGTCGATATTACGACAGTTTACTTTGGCTAGACGAACAAGGAAGAATTTAG
- the purL gene encoding phosphoribosylformylglycinamidine synthase gives MLVLRGAPALSEFHQTKLIAKLGQSGIKVKNLYSEYIHLIDSEGELSQQQLEILKKLLTYGPARQTQTPTGNLFVVTPRPGTISPWSTKATDIANNCSLNTINRIERGCAFYIEAEQPLSDADYSLVAAHLHDRMTETVFPNTAAAEVLFAHTKAKTFTSVAILEDGKQALVDANIQLGLALADDEIEYLFESFTRLARNPTDVELYMFAQANSEHCRHKIFNASWTIDGQEQEKSLFKMIKNTFEVLPDHVYSAYKDNAAVMSGWEAGRFFPNPQTHQYEYHHENIDILMKVETHNHPTAISPFPGAATGSGGEIRDEGATGRGSKPKAGLGGFSVSNLRIPGLEQPWEKDYGKPQRIVSALDIMLDGPLGGAAFNNEFGRPNLLGYFRTYEQEVNSFNGVEVRGYHKPIMLAGGLGNIRREHIEKGEITVGAKLIVLGGPAMNIGLGGGAASSMASGQSNEDLDFASVQRENPEMERRCQEVIDACWQLGDNNPIQFIHDVGAGGLSNALPELVNDGGRGGKFELRNVLSDEPGMTPLELWCNESQERYVMSVAPENMPVFEAICARERAPYAVVGEATAEQELNVNDSQFDNQPIDMPLDVLLGKPPKMHRDVTSKPLETTSFNESDITLADAATRILSLPTVAEKTFLITIGDRSVTGLVNRDQMVGPWQVPVADVAVTATAFDTYHGEAMAMGERTPVALLSHGASARLAVGEALTNIAAANIGDLTRIKLSANWMAAAGHPGEDAGLYEAVKAVGEELCPELGLTIPVGKDSMSMKTAWQEEGEDKAVTSPLSLVISAFGAVKDIRKTVTPELRTDKGDSQLLLIDLGEGKNRLGASCLSQVYEQLGDAPADVVCAQRLKAFFNAVQTLIEKQLVVAYHDRSDGGLFTTVAEMAFAGKTGVSVALDGISGSEASSDLSVLFNEELGGVLQVLDKDIEKVNAVLASFDLTDVSHYIGTLNTSDTIEFTRDNVAVLNDSRVAMRTTWAQTTLAMQKLRDNPVCAEQEHAAKQDAADPGLHAALTYDVNEDIAAPYIAKGVQPKVAILREQGVNSHLEMAAAFNRAGFNAVDVHMSDILAGKVTLDDFAGLAACGGFSYGDVLGAGEGWAKSILFNELARDQFAAFFDRNSTFSLGVCNGCQMLSNLKSLIPGTEHWPHFVANQSARFEARVAMVEVTKSASVLLQDMAGSRMPIAVSHGEGQAEFASDSALSSVASQVALRYVDNYGQPTMQYPANPNGSPEGITGLTSSDGRSTIMMPHPERVFRAVANSWRPDDWQEDGAWMRIFRNARRFVG, from the coding sequence ATGTTGGTCCTTCGAGGCGCTCCCGCACTATCAGAGTTTCACCAAACTAAACTGATTGCAAAGCTGGGTCAATCCGGCATTAAGGTGAAAAACCTATATAGCGAATATATTCACCTTATCGATTCAGAAGGTGAACTCTCGCAGCAGCAATTAGAAATACTTAAAAAGCTGCTTACCTACGGGCCTGCCCGACAAACCCAAACGCCAACTGGCAATCTCTTCGTGGTAACACCCCGACCAGGTACCATCTCTCCTTGGTCTACCAAAGCAACTGATATCGCAAACAATTGTAGTCTGAACACGATTAATCGTATAGAGCGAGGCTGTGCTTTTTATATAGAAGCAGAACAACCGCTCAGCGATGCTGACTATAGTCTTGTTGCTGCCCACTTGCATGATCGCATGACTGAAACTGTTTTTCCTAATACCGCAGCGGCAGAAGTATTGTTTGCACATACCAAGGCGAAAACCTTTACATCAGTAGCGATACTCGAAGATGGCAAGCAAGCGCTTGTGGATGCCAATATTCAACTTGGTTTAGCACTGGCTGATGATGAAATAGAGTATTTATTCGAAAGCTTTACGCGTTTGGCGCGTAATCCTACCGACGTAGAGCTTTACATGTTTGCACAAGCGAACTCTGAACATTGCCGCCATAAGATTTTCAACGCCAGTTGGACAATCGACGGTCAAGAGCAAGAAAAATCCTTGTTCAAAATGATCAAGAACACATTTGAAGTGTTACCCGATCATGTTTATTCGGCCTATAAAGACAACGCTGCTGTTATGTCTGGATGGGAAGCAGGGCGTTTCTTCCCGAACCCACAAACGCATCAATATGAATACCATCATGAGAATATCGATATTCTGATGAAGGTAGAAACCCATAACCACCCAACCGCTATTTCACCTTTCCCAGGTGCGGCAACAGGCTCAGGTGGTGAAATTCGTGATGAAGGTGCTACCGGACGTGGTTCTAAGCCAAAAGCAGGTTTGGGTGGTTTTAGTGTGTCTAACTTACGTATTCCAGGATTAGAACAGCCGTGGGAAAAAGACTACGGTAAACCACAACGTATCGTGAGCGCGTTAGATATTATGCTAGATGGCCCACTAGGTGGCGCTGCATTTAACAATGAATTTGGTCGTCCGAATTTGCTTGGTTATTTCCGTACCTACGAGCAAGAAGTGAATAGCTTTAATGGCGTTGAAGTACGTGGTTACCACAAGCCTATTATGCTTGCTGGTGGCTTAGGTAATATTCGCCGTGAACATATTGAAAAAGGCGAAATTACTGTAGGTGCCAAACTTATCGTGCTTGGCGGCCCAGCCATGAATATCGGTCTTGGTGGGGGCGCAGCCTCTTCCATGGCATCGGGTCAGTCAAATGAAGATTTAGACTTTGCTTCGGTACAGCGTGAAAACCCAGAAATGGAGCGTCGTTGCCAAGAAGTTATTGATGCGTGCTGGCAGTTAGGTGATAACAATCCTATCCAGTTTATTCACGATGTGGGCGCGGGTGGTTTATCAAACGCGCTGCCTGAATTAGTTAACGATGGCGGACGTGGCGGTAAGTTTGAACTGCGTAATGTATTGTCTGACGAACCAGGTATGACACCACTAGAATTATGGTGTAACGAATCACAAGAACGTTACGTGATGTCAGTAGCACCAGAAAACATGCCGGTGTTTGAGGCGATTTGCGCCCGTGAACGCGCACCTTACGCTGTAGTAGGGGAAGCCACTGCTGAACAAGAATTGAATGTAAACGACAGCCAATTCGATAACCAGCCTATAGACATGCCCCTAGATGTGTTGCTTGGCAAACCGCCTAAAATGCATCGCGATGTGACAAGTAAACCATTAGAAACCACTAGCTTTAATGAAAGCGACATTACATTGGCCGATGCGGCAACACGTATATTGTCGCTACCTACTGTGGCGGAAAAAACTTTCCTTATTACTATTGGCGATCGCTCGGTAACAGGCTTGGTTAACCGAGACCAAATGGTTGGCCCTTGGCAAGTACCTGTAGCCGATGTGGCGGTTACCGCCACTGCTTTTGATACTTACCACGGTGAAGCCATGGCGATGGGTGAAAGAACCCCCGTTGCCTTGTTATCTCATGGTGCGTCAGCGCGTTTAGCCGTAGGTGAAGCGTTAACCAATATTGCCGCAGCGAACATTGGCGATTTAACCCGTATTAAGCTTTCAGCAAACTGGATGGCAGCGGCAGGTCACCCTGGTGAAGACGCTGGGTTGTATGAAGCGGTAAAGGCCGTGGGTGAAGAGCTTTGTCCTGAATTGGGATTAACCATTCCGGTAGGCAAAGACTCAATGTCGATGAAAACTGCATGGCAAGAGGAAGGCGAAGATAAAGCGGTAACATCACCGTTATCATTAGTGATTTCTGCTTTCGGTGCAGTAAAAGATATTCGTAAAACGGTCACACCAGAGCTTCGCACCGATAAGGGTGACAGCCAACTATTACTCATCGATTTAGGTGAAGGTAAGAACCGCCTTGGCGCGAGTTGTCTTTCACAAGTTTACGAGCAACTAGGTGATGCACCTGCAGATGTGGTTTGTGCGCAACGTTTGAAAGCCTTCTTCAATGCGGTACAAACGCTAATAGAGAAACAATTGGTAGTGGCTTACCACGACCGTTCTGATGGTGGACTATTCACCACGGTAGCTGAAATGGCCTTTGCCGGTAAAACCGGTGTAAGTGTTGCGCTAGACGGCATTTCAGGTTCAGAAGCGAGTTCAGACCTATCTGTGTTGTTTAACGAAGAGCTTGGTGGCGTACTTCAAGTGTTAGACAAAGACATAGAGAAGGTTAATGCGGTACTCGCGTCTTTCGATTTAACGGATGTTAGTCATTACATCGGTACGTTAAATACCTCTGATACTATCGAGTTTACCCGTGACAATGTGGCCGTGCTGAACGATAGTCGCGTAGCCATGCGAACTACGTGGGCACAAACCACCTTGGCGATGCAAAAGCTTCGCGATAACCCTGTATGTGCTGAACAAGAACATGCCGCTAAGCAAGATGCCGCCGATCCTGGCCTACATGCTGCGCTTACGTACGACGTAAATGAAGATATTGCTGCGCCATATATCGCGAAAGGTGTGCAGCCTAAAGTCGCCATTTTGCGTGAACAAGGCGTAAACTCGCACCTTGAAATGGCTGCTGCATTTAACCGCGCTGGTTTTAACGCTGTTGATGTACACATGAGCGATATCTTAGCCGGTAAAGTCACTCTTGATGACTTCGCCGGTTTAGCTGCTTGTGGTGGTTTTTCTTACGGTGATGTACTTGGAGCCGGTGAAGGGTGGGCGAAATCAATCTTGTTCAACGAGCTTGCACGGGATCAATTCGCTGCCTTCTTCGACCGTAACAGTACCTTTAGTCTAGGGGTTTGTAACGGCTGCCAAATGCTGTCTAACTTGAAGTCACTTATTCCTGGTACTGAACATTGGCCGCACTTTGTTGCTAACCAATCGGCACGTTTCGAAGCCCGTGTAGCCATGGTAGAAGTGACTAAATCTGCCTCTGTGTTGTTGCAAGACATGGCCGGTTCGCGCATGCCAATTGCTGTATCACACGGTGAAGGGCAAGCAGAGTTTGCAAGCGACAGCGCGCTTTCGTCTGTAGCATCGCAAGTGGCACTTCGTTATGTTGATAACTACGGCCAACCTACTATGCAATACCCAGCCAACCCGAATGGTTCGCCTGAAGGTATCACTGGGCTAACCTCTAGTGATGGACGAAGCACCATAATGATGCCGCACCCTGAGCGCGTGTTCAGAGCGGTGGCAAACTCATGGCGTCCAGACGATTGGCAAGAAGATGGTGCGTGGATGCGTATCTTTAGAAATGCCCGTCGTTTTGTAGGATAA